The Cellulomonas sp. P24 genome contains a region encoding:
- a CDS encoding Gfo/Idh/MocA family protein, translated as MAHVEDPRTAPPIRWGILGAGSIAGTFADAVNRHTRAQLAAVGSRNKDRCERFATAHGIPTTHIGYRDLVEDDRVDAVYVATPHSEHREHALLAIAAGKHVLVEKSFARNTGEAEEVLAAARAAGVFVMEAMWTRFLPHIAKVHQLVDAGEIGEIINISADFGHAFTFNPAGRLFDPALAGGALLDLGVYPVSFAHDFLGAPDAVRAVGTLTETGVDGQASIVLSYGDRVQATLSTTLWSSTPTTASISGTEGSVTIAGEFYRPTSFVATRNDGARWQFDQHADGGMQYEAAEVARRVAAGDTESPRMSWQGTLDVMRTLDTVREQIGVVYPGE; from the coding sequence ATGGCACACGTCGAGGACCCGCGCACCGCTCCGCCCATCCGCTGGGGAATCCTGGGGGCCGGCAGCATCGCCGGCACGTTCGCCGACGCGGTCAACCGGCACACACGGGCCCAGCTCGCCGCCGTCGGGTCGCGCAACAAGGACCGTTGCGAGCGGTTCGCCACCGCGCACGGCATCCCGACCACGCACATCGGCTACCGCGACCTCGTCGAGGACGACCGCGTCGACGCCGTGTACGTCGCGACCCCGCACTCGGAGCACCGGGAGCACGCGCTGCTGGCGATCGCCGCCGGCAAGCACGTCCTGGTCGAGAAGTCCTTCGCGCGCAACACCGGTGAGGCCGAGGAGGTGCTGGCCGCCGCACGGGCCGCCGGGGTGTTCGTCATGGAGGCGATGTGGACGCGGTTCCTCCCGCACATCGCCAAGGTGCACCAGCTCGTCGACGCGGGCGAGATCGGGGAGATCATCAACATCTCCGCGGACTTCGGGCACGCGTTCACGTTCAACCCGGCCGGACGGCTGTTCGACCCGGCGCTCGCCGGCGGCGCGCTGCTCGACCTCGGCGTGTACCCGGTGTCGTTCGCGCACGACTTCCTCGGGGCACCCGACGCGGTGCGCGCCGTGGGCACCCTGACGGAGACAGGCGTCGACGGGCAGGCGTCGATCGTGCTGTCCTACGGCGACCGCGTCCAGGCCACGCTGTCGACCACGCTGTGGTCGTCCACCCCGACGACCGCCTCGATCTCCGGGACCGAGGGGTCGGTGACGATCGCGGGTGAGTTCTACCGTCCGACGTCGTTCGTCGCGACCCGGAACGACGGTGCCCGCTGGCAGTTCGACCAGCACGCGGACGGCGGCATGCAGTACGAGGCTGCCGAGGTCGCACGTCGCGTGGCCGCCGGCGACACCGAGAGCCCGCGGATGTCCTGGCAGGGCACCCTCGACGTGATGCGCACCCTCGACACCGTCCGCGAGCAGATCGGGGTCGTGTACCCGGGGGAGTGA
- the tmk gene encoding dTMP kinase has protein sequence MHVPAAPSAPDGPGFFLSFEGGDGAGKSTQLHLLARWLRDTLGREVVTTREPGGTTLGVELRNAVLHGEDVDPRTEALLYATDRAHHVHTVIRPALERGAVVLTDRYLDSSVAYQAGGRELSAAEVEDLSLWATGGLRPQLTVLLDLDPDIGRGRLTGAPDRLERAGDDFHSRTRQAYLERARTAAADGRQPWLVVDASRPVDEIQSEIRAHVAVALGLAP, from the coding sequence ATCCACGTGCCGGCCGCCCCGTCCGCACCGGACGGCCCGGGCTTCTTCCTCTCGTTCGAGGGCGGTGACGGGGCCGGCAAGTCGACGCAGCTCCACCTGCTCGCGCGGTGGCTGCGCGACACCCTCGGTCGCGAGGTGGTCACGACGCGTGAGCCCGGCGGGACCACCCTGGGCGTCGAGCTGCGCAATGCCGTGCTGCACGGCGAGGACGTCGACCCCCGCACCGAGGCGCTGCTGTACGCGACGGACCGCGCGCACCACGTGCACACCGTGATCCGGCCCGCCCTCGAGCGCGGGGCGGTCGTCCTGACCGACCGCTACCTGGACTCGTCGGTCGCCTACCAGGCAGGTGGGCGTGAGCTCTCGGCCGCGGAGGTCGAGGACCTCTCGCTGTGGGCCACCGGTGGCCTGCGCCCGCAGCTCACTGTGCTGCTCGACCTCGACCCGGACATCGGGCGCGGGCGGCTGACGGGTGCGCCCGACCGCCTGGAGCGGGCGGGGGACGACTTCCACTCCCGCACGCGTCAGGCCTACCTCGAGCGGGCCCGGACCGCGGCAGCCGACGGACGCCAGCCGTGGCTCGTCGTCGACGCGTCCCGCCCGGTCGACGAGATCCAGTCGGAGATCCGCGCGCACGTCGCCGTGGCTCTCGGCCTCGCACCGTGA